In Bacteroidota bacterium, the genomic window CGCCATCAATGAAAAATTTCAGACCTTTTATCACATTTCTCTGAATTACCTCATTACCCCATTAACCCATTAACCCATTAACCCATTATCTCATTATCCCATTATCCCATTATCTTATTCCATGTCCACCGTCAGTCCGTCATAAGCTAAAGTGACGTGAGGGGGCAGTTCCTTTTGCACGTCTTTGTATAAGCCCATCTGATGTCCAATATGGGTAATAAATGCCTGTTGCGGGTTTATTTCCCGGATAATTTCAAGGGCTTCCGAAAGACAGAAATGGGAGAGGTGCTTTTGTTTTCTTAATCCATTAATGACCAGGCATTTGGTGCCGGCCATCTTCTTTTTCTCCTCGTCAGAAATAAAATTTGCATCGGTGATGTAGGTGAAATCAGCAATTCTATATCCCAATACCGGCAGGTGATAATGAATTACCCTTATGGGCTGTATGCTGATATCCTCGATGTCGAAGGTTTGTCCGTCGATCTGGTGCATGTTTACCTGGGGAACGCCAGGATATTTCCTTTCAGTGAAAATATAGGGATATTCCTGCTTGATGGCTTGTTGTACCCGTTCTTCGGCATAGATATCCGAGGGTCTCTGGGAAATGTAATTAAAAGC contains:
- a CDS encoding MBL fold metallo-hydrolase; translation: MRITFLGTGTSQGVPVIACNCPVCQSADTHDKRLRSSVLIEYKHKVLVIDTGPDFRQQMLRAKVKQLDAILYTHEHKDHVAGLDDVRAFNYISQRPSDIYAEERVQQAIKQEYPYIFTERKYPGVPQVNMHQIDGQTFDIEDISIQPIRVIHYHLPVLGYRIADFTYITDANFISDEEKKKMAGTKCLVINGLRKQKHLSHFCLSEALEIIREINPQQAFITHIGHQMGLYKDVQKELPPHVTLAYDGLTVDME